A genomic segment from Streptomyces sp. NBC_01233 encodes:
- the katG gene encoding catalase/peroxidase HPI produces MSENHAENHDAIVVDAKSAGGGGCPVAHERAPHPTQGGGNRQWWPERLNLKILAKNPAVANPLGEEFDYAEAFKTLDLPAVKRDIAEVLTTSQDWWPADFGHYGPFMIRMAWHSAGTYRISDGRGGAGAGQQRFAPLNSWPDNGNLDKARRLLWPVKKKYGQSLSWADLMILTGNVALEQMGFETFGFGGGRADVWEPDEDVYWGPETTWLDDERYTGDRELENPLGAVQMGLIYVNPEGPNGTPDPLAAARDIRETFRRMAMNDEETVALIAGGHTFGKTHGAGPADSVGADPEAASIEQQGLGWANSFGTGKGADAITSGLEGIWTNTPITWDNSFFEILFGYEWELFKSPAGAHQWRPEEGAGTGTVPDAHDASKSHAPTMLTTDLSLRIDPAYEQISRRFLENPAEFADAFARAWFKLTHRDMGPVVRYLGPEVPAETLLWQDPLPPVTHELVDADDIASLKEQVLASDLTVSQLVSTAWASASSFRGSDKRGGANGARIRLQPQSGWEVNEPDQLATVLRTLTGIQESFNAARSGGKRISLADLIVLAGAAAVEQAAKDAGFDVAVPFTPGRADAAQEQTDVESFAALEPTADGFRNYLGKGNRLPAEYLLLDRANLLNLSAPELTVLVGGLRVLGANHQQSPHGVFTTSPGSLTNDFFVNLLDLGTTWKATAGDESTFEGRDAATGAVKWTGTRADLVFGSNSELRALAEVYASDDAKGKFVKDFVAAWDKVMNLDRFDLV; encoded by the coding sequence ATGTCTGAGAACCATGCCGAGAACCACGATGCAATCGTCGTAGACGCCAAGTCGGCGGGTGGTGGCGGCTGCCCGGTCGCACACGAGCGTGCCCCGCATCCGACCCAGGGCGGCGGAAACCGTCAGTGGTGGCCGGAACGGCTCAACCTCAAGATCCTCGCCAAGAACCCCGCCGTGGCCAATCCGCTGGGCGAGGAGTTCGACTACGCCGAGGCCTTCAAGACCCTCGATCTCCCGGCCGTGAAACGGGACATCGCGGAGGTGCTGACCACCTCCCAGGACTGGTGGCCCGCCGACTTCGGCCACTACGGCCCCTTCATGATCCGGATGGCCTGGCACAGCGCCGGCACCTACCGGATCAGCGACGGCCGCGGTGGCGCCGGCGCCGGCCAGCAGCGCTTCGCGCCGCTCAACAGCTGGCCGGACAACGGGAACCTCGACAAGGCCCGCCGGCTCCTGTGGCCGGTCAAGAAGAAGTACGGCCAGAGCCTGTCGTGGGCCGACCTGATGATCCTGACCGGCAACGTCGCCCTGGAGCAGATGGGCTTCGAGACCTTCGGCTTCGGCGGCGGCCGCGCGGACGTCTGGGAGCCCGACGAGGACGTCTACTGGGGTCCCGAGACCACCTGGCTCGACGACGAGCGCTACACCGGCGACCGCGAGCTGGAGAACCCGCTCGGCGCGGTCCAGATGGGCCTCATCTACGTCAACCCGGAGGGGCCGAACGGCACTCCGGACCCGCTGGCCGCCGCGCGCGACATCCGGGAGACGTTCCGCCGGATGGCGATGAACGACGAGGAGACGGTCGCCCTGATCGCGGGTGGCCACACCTTCGGCAAGACCCACGGCGCGGGCCCGGCGGACAGCGTCGGCGCCGACCCCGAGGCCGCCTCGATCGAGCAGCAGGGCCTCGGCTGGGCGAACTCCTTCGGTACCGGCAAGGGCGCCGACGCGATCACCAGCGGTCTCGAGGGCATCTGGACGAACACCCCGATCACGTGGGACAACAGCTTCTTCGAGATCCTCTTCGGCTATGAGTGGGAGCTGTTCAAGAGCCCCGCCGGCGCCCACCAGTGGCGCCCCGAGGAGGGGGCCGGCACAGGGACCGTGCCCGATGCCCACGACGCGTCCAAGAGCCACGCTCCGACGATGCTGACGACCGACCTCTCGCTGCGGATCGACCCGGCCTACGAGCAGATCTCCCGGCGCTTCCTGGAGAACCCCGCCGAGTTCGCGGACGCCTTCGCCCGCGCGTGGTTCAAGCTGACCCACCGCGACATGGGCCCGGTCGTGCGCTACCTCGGCCCGGAGGTCCCCGCCGAGACGCTGCTGTGGCAGGACCCGCTCCCGCCGGTGACGCACGAGCTCGTCGACGCCGACGACATAGCCTCCCTCAAGGAGCAGGTCCTCGCCTCGGACCTGACGGTGTCCCAGCTCGTGTCCACGGCGTGGGCCTCGGCCTCGTCGTTCCGCGGCAGCGACAAGCGCGGCGGCGCCAACGGCGCGCGCATCCGGCTCCAGCCCCAGAGCGGGTGGGAGGTCAACGAGCCCGACCAGCTCGCGACGGTCCTGCGCACGCTGACGGGGATCCAGGAGTCCTTCAACGCCGCCCGGTCCGGCGGCAAGCGGATCTCGCTCGCCGACCTGATCGTGCTCGCCGGTGCGGCCGCCGTCGAACAGGCCGCCAAGGACGCCGGCTTCGACGTCGCGGTGCCCTTCACGCCGGGCCGTGCGGATGCGGCGCAGGAGCAGACGGACGTGGAGTCGTTCGCCGCGCTGGAGCCGACCGCCGACGGGTTCCGCAACTACCTCGGGAAGGGCAACCGACTGCCGGCCGAGTACCTGCTGCTCGACCGGGCGAACCTGCTGAACCTGAGCGCCCCCGAGCTGACCGTCCTGGTCGGCGGCCTGCGCGTGCTGGGCGCCAACCACCAGCAGTCCCCGCACGGCGTCTTCACCACCTCCCCCGGGTCCCTGACGAACGACTTCTTCGTCAACCTGCTCGACCTGGGTACGACGTGGAAGGCGACGGCCGGGGACGAGAGCACCTTCGAGGGCCGTGACGCCGCCACGGGCGCCGTCAAGTGGACCGGCACCCGTGCCGACCTCGTCTTCGGGTCGAACTCGGAGCTGCGGGCGCTCGCGGAGGTCTACGCGAGCGACGACGCGAAGGGGAAGTTCGTGAAGGACTTCGTCGCCGCGTGGGACAAGGTGATGAACCTGGACCGGTTCGACCTCGTGTGA
- a CDS encoding YjbQ family protein, with the protein MPDTFASRTIDVMTGDRETVHDLTGACAAFLGEVARGRSGLLNLFTPHATAGLAVIETGAGSDDDLLTALRSLLPADDRWRHRHGSPGHGRDHVLPAIVPPHATLPVIDGTLALGTWQSVTLVDTNRDNPRRQVRLSFLGC; encoded by the coding sequence ATGCCCGACACCTTCGCCTCGCGCACCATCGACGTGATGACCGGGGACCGGGAGACGGTCCACGACCTGACCGGTGCCTGTGCCGCCTTCCTCGGGGAGGTGGCACGCGGCCGGTCCGGACTGCTGAACCTCTTCACGCCCCACGCGACCGCCGGCCTCGCCGTCATCGAGACGGGAGCGGGCAGCGACGACGACCTCCTGACCGCTCTGCGGTCCCTCCTGCCCGCCGACGACCGCTGGCGGCACCGGCACGGATCCCCCGGCCACGGGCGGGACCACGTACTGCCCGCGATCGTCCCGCCCCACGCGACGCTGCCCGTGATCGACGGAACGCTCGCGCTGGGCACCTGGCAGTCCGTCACCCTGGTGGACACCAACCGGGACAACCCCCGGCGCCAGGTCCGCCTGTCCTTCCTCGGCTGCTGA
- a CDS encoding VOC family protein: MAPSPDREPPFTALGRTVVLVADAEAAPAFYRDVLGFAVLHDRAADGYRHLHIGLPGPTGQPTVGLWLMPAATARERDLIGRQCGGQPMLVLGVPWPLSRRARARCRAVSRVRRGTRRPPSTSRAARPVVRSARTDPTAGTASISIAMAVSVSRQSPARARTRASSAANSTR, translated from the coding sequence ATGGCTCCCTCTCCCGACCGCGAACCACCGTTCACCGCCCTCGGCCGCACGGTGGTGCTCGTCGCGGACGCCGAAGCCGCCCCGGCCTTCTACCGGGACGTCCTGGGCTTCGCAGTGCTGCACGACCGGGCGGCCGACGGCTACCGCCACCTGCACATCGGCCTGCCCGGCCCCACGGGGCAGCCGACGGTCGGCCTCTGGCTGATGCCCGCGGCCACTGCCCGGGAGCGCGACCTGATCGGCCGTCAGTGCGGTGGTCAGCCGATGCTCGTCCTGGGGGTGCCCTGGCCGCTCTCGCGCAGGGCCCGGGCGAGGTGCCGGGCGGTGTCGCGGGTACGGCGCGGTACGCGGCGGCCGCCCTCGACGAGCCGGGCGGCCCGGCCCGTCGTCCGCAGTGCCCGCACGGACCCGACGGCGGGCACGGCGTCCATCAGCATCGCCATGGCCGTGTCGGTCTCGCGCCAGTCGCCCGCCCGGGCCAGGACCCGGGCGAGCTCCGCGGCGAACAGCACACGGTAG
- a CDS encoding ABC transporter ATP-binding protein, with protein sequence MKPFFSVRGLRSGYAGGVVLGGVDLDLEAGGTLVVLGRNGVGKTTLISTVIGFVRPYEGSVELEGREIGGARVDVIARAGVGVVPQGRRVFAPLTVAEHLAIAAPRRRARGPWTQARILDLLPRLGERLGHRGDQLSGGEQQMLAIARALLGNPRLLLLDEPSDGLAPAIVAQVGEVIREVSAQGMTVVLVEQNLGLALSAAQQVAVMQKGRIVHRADAAEFASRPGDRRRLLGVD encoded by the coding sequence GTGAAACCGTTCTTCAGCGTGCGCGGCCTGCGCTCCGGCTACGCCGGAGGCGTCGTGCTGGGCGGCGTCGACCTCGATCTCGAAGCGGGTGGGACCCTCGTCGTCCTCGGGCGCAACGGGGTGGGGAAGACCACCCTCATCTCGACGGTCATCGGATTCGTCCGGCCTTACGAGGGCAGCGTCGAGCTCGAGGGCCGGGAGATCGGCGGAGCCCGCGTCGACGTGATCGCCAGGGCCGGGGTGGGCGTCGTCCCGCAGGGGCGCCGGGTGTTCGCACCGCTGACCGTGGCGGAGCACCTCGCGATCGCCGCGCCGCGGCGCCGAGCGCGCGGGCCGTGGACCCAGGCGCGCATCCTCGACCTGCTGCCGCGCCTGGGGGAGCGGCTGGGGCATCGCGGCGACCAGCTCTCGGGAGGAGAACAGCAGATGCTCGCGATCGCCCGGGCCCTGCTGGGCAATCCGCGGCTGCTGCTGCTCGACGAACCGTCCGACGGCCTCGCCCCGGCGATCGTCGCGCAGGTGGGCGAGGTGATCCGCGAGGTGAGCGCGCAGGGCATGACGGTCGTGCTCGTCGAGCAGAACCTGGGGCTGGCCCTGTCCGCCGCCCAGCAGGTGGCCGTCATGCAGAAGGGCCGCATCGTGCACCGGGCGGACGCGGCCGAATTCGCCTCCCGCCCCGGCGACCGGCGGCGTCTGCTGGGCGTCGACTGA
- a CDS encoding branched-chain amino acid ABC transporter permease → MSHSAPSRSTRPGSATRRLLVTAVVTGLALAPFLLGSYAIGTLSRVLVFALLALSVNLLTGLTGLPTLGQSAYFGVGAYTAAIVATRLTDIGTLQLLIAAGVSALVAVPTGWLAVRARGVVFLMLTLAIGEIAYSAAVNWKTVTNGSDGMSGIPPVVPLPGMPALELDGLVYFYVLAVFLLLFAAVSRLGTTPFALALRGIRDNEARMKAIGYPTRRYALTVYCGAAALAGAAGSLWVSVQRFVSPGDAGFEIAALALLAVVIGGPGSMWGACAAAALIWTTRDHLGNLEAVAGRGPLLLGLLFVIAVYTLPRGLAGVRLPSRPTRKRTA, encoded by the coding sequence ATGAGCCACTCCGCACCGTCCCGTTCGACGAGGCCGGGCTCCGCGACCCGGCGGCTGCTGGTCACCGCCGTGGTCACCGGACTCGCCCTGGCCCCCTTCCTCCTCGGCTCGTACGCCATCGGCACCCTCTCCAGGGTCCTCGTCTTCGCCCTGCTCGCCCTGAGCGTGAACCTGCTCACCGGCCTGACCGGACTGCCGACCCTCGGCCAGTCCGCGTACTTCGGCGTCGGCGCCTACACGGCGGCGATCGTCGCGACCCGGCTCACCGACATCGGCACACTCCAACTCCTCATCGCGGCCGGCGTGTCGGCGCTGGTGGCCGTGCCGACCGGGTGGCTCGCCGTCCGGGCCCGCGGCGTGGTGTTCCTGATGCTGACGCTGGCCATCGGCGAGATCGCGTACAGCGCCGCGGTCAACTGGAAGACAGTGACCAACGGCAGCGACGGCATGTCCGGCATCCCACCCGTCGTACCGCTGCCCGGCATGCCCGCGCTGGAGCTCGACGGGCTGGTCTACTTCTACGTACTGGCCGTGTTCCTCCTGCTCTTCGCGGCCGTCAGCCGCCTCGGCACCACCCCCTTCGCCCTCGCCCTGCGCGGAATCCGCGACAACGAGGCCCGCATGAAGGCCATCGGCTACCCCACTCGCCGGTACGCCCTGACCGTCTACTGCGGCGCCGCGGCGCTGGCCGGCGCCGCCGGGTCGCTGTGGGTCTCCGTACAGCGGTTCGTCTCGCCCGGCGACGCCGGATTCGAGATCGCCGCCCTGGCGCTGCTGGCCGTCGTCATCGGCGGCCCGGGCTCGATGTGGGGGGCCTGCGCCGCGGCCGCGCTGATCTGGACCACCCGCGACCACCTCGGGAACCTCGAGGCCGTCGCCGGACGAGGGCCGCTGCTGCTCGGGCTGCTCTTCGTCATCGCCGTCTACACACTGCCCCGCGGACTGGCCGGCGTACGGCTCCCGTCGAGGCCGACCCGGAAGAGGACGGCGTGA
- a CDS encoding branched-chain amino acid ABC transporter permease, whose amino-acid sequence MGGWLDGNVVSVVDGVAFGLLLFTIAVGFSLVFGMMDVLNLAHGTLYLAGAYTAYALSDGTLPGLLLALAAGALVGALGGAALTALTQPLARRGHLDQAVLTLGITFIVADLLAAAFGGEVLPTDPPTSLRGTVDLLGHTYPVYRLVFIAVAAGLATVVYLVFERSSLGALVRATVADRDMVRAQGVDIRKVLYGVFASGAALAAVGGVLGAPILGPGPGVDESVLVLSLVVVVVGGLGSVRGALAGALLIGQVQTLGVALLPQYAPFLLFGTMLLVLVVRPHGLVASAVRT is encoded by the coding sequence ATGGGCGGATGGCTGGACGGCAACGTCGTCAGCGTCGTCGACGGAGTCGCCTTCGGACTGCTGCTGTTCACGATCGCGGTGGGCTTCTCCCTGGTCTTCGGCATGATGGACGTCCTCAACCTGGCACACGGCACGCTCTACCTCGCCGGCGCCTACACCGCCTACGCGCTCTCCGACGGGACCCTGCCGGGCCTCCTCCTCGCCCTGGCGGCCGGGGCCCTGGTGGGCGCCCTCGGGGGAGCGGCGCTGACGGCGCTCACCCAGCCGCTGGCCCGGCGCGGGCACCTGGACCAGGCCGTGCTCACGCTCGGCATCACCTTCATCGTCGCCGACCTCCTCGCCGCCGCCTTCGGCGGCGAGGTGCTCCCCACCGACCCGCCCACCTCGCTGCGCGGGACGGTGGACCTCCTCGGCCACACGTATCCGGTGTACCGGCTGGTGTTCATCGCCGTCGCCGCCGGCCTCGCCACCGTCGTGTACCTCGTCTTCGAACGCAGCTCGCTCGGAGCCCTGGTACGGGCCACCGTCGCGGACCGTGACATGGTCCGCGCCCAGGGGGTCGACATCCGCAAGGTGCTCTACGGAGTCTTCGCGTCCGGCGCGGCCCTGGCAGCGGTCGGCGGGGTCCTCGGCGCGCCGATCCTGGGTCCGGGGCCGGGCGTCGACGAGAGCGTGCTCGTCCTCTCGCTCGTCGTCGTGGTCGTCGGCGGTCTCGGCTCCGTGCGCGGCGCACTCGCAGGCGCCCTGCTCATCGGCCAGGTCCAGACGCTCGGTGTGGCCCTGCTCCCGCAGTACGCGCCCTTCCTCCTCTTCGGCACCATGCTGCTCGTGCTCGTGGTCCGCCCGCACGGCCTCGTCGCGTCGGCGGTGCGCACATGA
- a CDS encoding ABC transporter substrate-binding protein: MAGRFRPAGLITAVTGLLLATACGGASLGNGDGSKQSGPVKIGLLVPQSGTYKALGDDMKQGFELYLAQHGGRLGGREVQIVVADEGETADSGKAAAEKLVKQDRVLAVSGVVSSATINGVKDLFETSKVPLVGSNASPTTLTGTTYVWRTSYVNDEPGEALGKHVAEKAGGPVFLIAAGYQAGKDEIEGFKSTFLPAGGKIAGEEVYTPFPATKNFQPYLAQIENSGAKAVFCFYAGGAAVDFVKQYRDFGLAGRIPLYAPGFLTEGGVLKGQGEAATGILTALNYSADLDNAANKQFAPAYRTAYGADPTTYAMASWDAAQVLDKAIKAAGGTVTPETVNAAIATVGDIESPRGTWRFNSGGTPVQPWYLREVRQGANTVAGDLGRLGG, from the coding sequence ATGGCAGGTCGGTTTCGCCCCGCAGGTCTGATCACCGCAGTCACCGGCCTCTTGCTGGCCACGGCATGCGGTGGCGCCAGCCTCGGGAACGGCGACGGCAGCAAGCAGAGCGGGCCCGTGAAGATCGGGCTCCTGGTCCCGCAGTCCGGGACCTACAAGGCGCTCGGCGACGACATGAAGCAGGGCTTCGAGCTCTACCTCGCACAGCACGGCGGCAGGCTCGGCGGCCGCGAGGTCCAGATCGTGGTCGCGGACGAGGGGGAGACCGCCGACTCGGGCAAGGCGGCGGCCGAGAAGCTGGTCAAGCAGGACCGGGTCCTGGCGGTCAGCGGGGTGGTCAGCTCGGCCACCATCAACGGGGTCAAGGACCTCTTCGAGACCAGCAAGGTCCCGCTGGTCGGCTCCAACGCCTCACCCACGACCCTGACCGGGACCACGTACGTCTGGCGCACCTCCTACGTCAACGACGAGCCGGGCGAGGCGCTCGGCAAGCACGTCGCCGAGAAGGCCGGCGGCCCGGTCTTCCTCATCGCCGCCGGCTACCAGGCGGGCAAGGACGAGATCGAGGGCTTCAAGTCCACCTTCCTCCCCGCGGGCGGCAAGATCGCGGGGGAGGAGGTCTACACCCCGTTCCCGGCCACCAAGAACTTCCAGCCCTACCTCGCCCAGATCGAGAACTCCGGCGCCAAGGCCGTCTTCTGCTTCTACGCCGGCGGCGCGGCCGTCGACTTCGTGAAGCAGTACCGGGACTTCGGACTGGCCGGCAGGATCCCGCTCTACGCCCCCGGCTTCCTCACCGAGGGCGGCGTACTGAAGGGGCAGGGAGAGGCGGCCACCGGCATCCTCACCGCGCTCAACTACAGCGCCGACCTGGACAACGCCGCCAACAAGCAGTTCGCACCGGCCTACCGCACCGCCTACGGCGCCGACCCGACCACCTATGCGATGGCCTCCTGGGACGCGGCGCAGGTGCTCGACAAGGCGATCAAGGCGGCCGGCGGCACCGTGACCCCGGAAACGGTCAACGCCGCCATCGCCACGGTGGGGGACATCGAAAGCCCGCGCGGCACCTGGCGGTTCAACAGCGGCGGCACGCCCGTGCAGCCCTGGTACCTGCGGGAGGTCCGGCAGGGAGCCAACACCGTCGCCGGCGACCTCGGCCGGCTGGGCGGCTGA
- a CDS encoding carboxylesterase/lipase family protein, protein MTDDPSRRRILKNSGVLAGAAFLTGLPGGLPGAHTARAAPRANEPSPVVELPAGRLRGVVEGGLAVFKGVPYAAPPVGALRWRPAQPHPGWQGTREATAFGPSAPQPEGGGGPLGNHGSPPFSEDCLTLNVWTPAAGAGKRPVMVWIHGGGFISGSGSLPNYSGETFARDGDLVVVTLNYRLGPLGYLYFGEDGDGGNFWFTDQLAALRWVRDNIARFGGDPDNMTLAGQSGGAFSVAALAGARPAGRPLFRRAILQSPPLGLKIPTRAESLQRSAAFLEILKVPDVAALRDVPWPQLVAATFGMFGRTKQWGYWSTPYLPVIDEVTLDRNPADLLLSGPGADIDVLIGWTREEANFAFALNPEYTGVTKDQVLARARNTFGARAGEAYTAYEEARPGARPLDVLMDLVGDDLFRMPAVSLAERRAARGRPVWAYQFDLPTPAENGQLGAAHCLELPFAFNNFDKWSQAPFLAGLNPRVRDGLASTMHASWISFIRTGDPNHGPMPNWARYERSSRTTMRLDSVTSAVDDLAGYWRRLHQPTGR, encoded by the coding sequence ATGACCGACGATCCATCGCGGCGCAGAATCCTCAAGAACAGCGGGGTGCTGGCCGGTGCCGCATTCCTCACCGGCCTTCCGGGCGGCCTCCCTGGCGCTCACACGGCGCGGGCCGCACCCCGGGCGAACGAGCCCTCGCCCGTCGTGGAGCTGCCCGCGGGCCGACTGCGCGGAGTCGTCGAGGGAGGGCTCGCCGTGTTCAAGGGCGTGCCCTACGCGGCTCCCCCGGTGGGCGCCCTCAGGTGGCGGCCCGCCCAGCCGCACCCCGGATGGCAGGGGACGCGCGAGGCGACCGCCTTCGGCCCGAGCGCACCGCAGCCCGAAGGCGGCGGCGGGCCGCTCGGCAACCACGGCTCGCCCCCGTTCAGCGAGGACTGCCTCACGCTCAACGTCTGGACCCCCGCGGCCGGTGCCGGCAAGCGCCCCGTGATGGTCTGGATCCACGGCGGCGGCTTCATCTCGGGTTCCGGTTCGCTGCCCAACTACTCCGGCGAGACCTTCGCGCGGGACGGCGATCTCGTCGTCGTGACCCTCAACTACCGCCTGGGCCCGCTGGGATACCTCTACTTCGGCGAGGACGGCGACGGCGGGAACTTCTGGTTCACCGACCAGCTCGCCGCGCTGCGCTGGGTACGGGACAACATCGCCAGGTTCGGCGGCGACCCGGACAACATGACGCTCGCGGGACAGTCCGGCGGCGCCTTCTCTGTGGCGGCGCTCGCCGGCGCACGGCCCGCCGGCCGCCCGCTGTTCCGGCGGGCCATCCTGCAGAGCCCGCCGCTCGGGCTGAAGATCCCCACCCGGGCGGAGTCGCTGCAGCGCAGCGCAGCCTTTCTCGAGATCCTCAAGGTGCCGGACGTGGCCGCGCTACGGGACGTGCCCTGGCCCCAGCTGGTCGCCGCCACCTTCGGGATGTTCGGCCGCACCAAGCAGTGGGGCTACTGGTCGACCCCCTACCTGCCGGTGATCGACGAGGTGACGCTGGACCGCAACCCGGCCGACCTGCTGCTCAGCGGCCCCGGGGCGGACATCGACGTCCTCATCGGCTGGACCCGGGAGGAGGCCAACTTCGCCTTCGCGCTCAACCCGGAATACACCGGTGTGACCAAGGACCAGGTGCTCGCGCGGGCGCGGAACACCTTCGGAGCGCGGGCGGGCGAGGCCTACACCGCGTACGAGGAGGCCCGGCCGGGCGCCCGCCCGCTCGACGTGCTCATGGACCTGGTCGGCGACGACCTGTTCCGCATGCCGGCGGTGTCGCTGGCGGAGCGGCGGGCGGCCCGCGGACGGCCGGTCTGGGCGTACCAGTTCGACCTTCCGACCCCCGCCGAGAACGGCCAACTGGGGGCTGCGCACTGCCTGGAGCTGCCGTTCGCGTTCAACAACTTCGACAAGTGGTCGCAGGCGCCGTTCCTGGCGGGGCTGAACCCCCGGGTCCGTGACGGCCTGGCCTCGACCATGCACGCGTCCTGGATCTCCTTCATCCGCACCGGCGACCCCAACCACGGCCCCATGCCGAACTGGGCGCGCTACGAGCGCAGTTCCCGCACCACGATGAGACTGGACTCGGTCACCTCCGCCGTCGACGACCTCGCCGGGTACTGGCGGCGCCTGCACCAGCCGACGGGGCGCTGA
- a CDS encoding serine hydrolase domain-containing protein — protein sequence MTVCGSRNHPAEGPVVTFPHAHWQARLDALRATHHVPGATLAVFTGGRIHELASGLLHGGTGVEATTDSVFQLGSIAKIYTATLVMQLADAGELDLDAPVIEVLPEFSVADPEATMSITTRQLLSHTSGLTCDFTYDGGRGDDCVARYVRAARNVALDCPPGTALSYSSVGYNILGRIVEVVTGRTWDQALKERIVAPLGLTHTMTLPEEALAFRTAMGHLPGEGVDPEPAPAWDRMPRSAGPSGRVLATAADVLRLAKMHLDGGAAPDGTQILGPDAVGAMQRREVDVPDRWTVSADSWGLGWSLYDWNGIRGYGHDGASIGQYGYLRVVPGADVIVVLLTNGGAAHLLYADLLRELLLDLADVRMPPAFAPPAQPPAVDMAPLLGTYRREGIVVTVGLGPDGAPRLLYEFVDGMQDFSPPLAMDLTPVSGTVFAASGAGPSFGEDWMPVVFATLADGTPCCYIGMRCAPRVDVR from the coding sequence ATCACGGTATGTGGATCAAGAAATCACCCAGCCGAAGGACCCGTTGTAACTTTCCCCCACGCCCACTGGCAGGCCCGCCTCGACGCGCTGCGCGCCACCCACCACGTCCCCGGTGCCACGCTCGCGGTGTTCACCGGCGGGCGGATCCACGAACTGGCGAGCGGACTGCTGCACGGCGGGACCGGCGTGGAGGCGACCACCGACTCGGTGTTCCAGCTCGGCTCGATAGCCAAGATCTACACCGCCACGCTGGTGATGCAGCTCGCCGACGCGGGCGAACTGGACCTCGACGCCCCCGTGATCGAGGTGCTCCCGGAGTTCTCCGTGGCCGATCCCGAGGCCACGATGTCGATCACCACCCGCCAGTTGCTCAGCCACACCAGCGGTCTGACGTGTGATTTCACCTACGACGGCGGTCGCGGTGACGACTGCGTGGCCCGCTACGTCCGGGCCGCCCGGAACGTGGCGCTGGACTGCCCGCCCGGCACCGCGCTCTCCTACAGCAGCGTCGGATACAACATCCTCGGCCGCATCGTCGAGGTCGTCACCGGACGCACCTGGGACCAGGCCCTCAAGGAGCGGATCGTCGCCCCTCTGGGCCTCACCCACACCATGACCCTGCCCGAGGAGGCGCTGGCCTTCCGTACCGCGATGGGACACCTCCCGGGCGAGGGGGTGGACCCGGAACCGGCGCCGGCCTGGGACAGGATGCCCCGTTCGGCAGGACCGTCCGGACGCGTGCTGGCCACCGCCGCGGACGTGCTCCGCCTGGCCAAGATGCACCTCGACGGCGGCGCGGCCCCGGACGGCACGCAGATCCTGGGCCCCGACGCCGTCGGGGCGATGCAGCGGCGGGAGGTCGACGTCCCCGACCGGTGGACGGTCAGCGCGGACAGCTGGGGGCTGGGCTGGTCGCTCTACGACTGGAACGGCATCCGGGGCTACGGCCACGACGGCGCGTCGATCGGCCAGTACGGCTACCTGCGCGTCGTTCCCGGCGCCGATGTCATCGTCGTCCTCCTCACCAACGGCGGCGCCGCCCACCTCCTCTACGCCGATCTGCTCCGCGAACTCCTCCTGGATCTCGCCGACGTCCGGATGCCTCCCGCCTTCGCGCCGCCCGCGCAGCCCCCGGCCGTCGACATGGCCCCGCTGCTCGGCACCTACCGGCGCGAAGGAATCGTCGTCACCGTCGGCCTCGGGCCCGACGGCGCCCCCCGTCTGCTCTACGAGTTCGTCGACGGGATGCAGGACTTCTCCCCGCCCCTGGCCATGGACCTCACCCCGGTCAGCGGGACGGTCTTCGCCGCCTCCGGCGCCGGCCCCTCCTTCGGCGAGGACTGGATGCCCGTCGTCTTCGCCACCCTCGCCGACGGCACGCCCTGCTGCTACATCGGCATGCGCTGCGCCCCCCGGGTGGACGTCCGCTGA